The Sporosarcina luteola DNA window AGCATATTGAGCCCGCATCTCAATCGTGGAGTTGAAGTTTCCATCGATGATCCATGCGGGCTTCTCTAATTCACTTTGAAGTTTTTCCCTAAATTCCGGCTTCGACGTAGGTACCCATCCTTCATTCCAAAAAAGTGCATCTAAATGAAGGGCGGGCAATTGCAGACGGTTCGCCAGCTCGACCGATAACGTCGATTTCCCCGCGCCGCTGCATCCGATTATGAGAATCCGTTTATATGATTTTTCATTCATTCCGCAAATTCTCCAGGAACTCTCCAATCTTCAGCCAATCCGCATCCAGATCCGGCCTATGCGACGGACGGTAAAAGACGGCCGCTGGATGGAATGTTGGCACAATCCGATACACCTTATCCGTCCACTCAAACGTCGTACTCTCAAGATCCGGAAGAAACCGTACAGGCCGTTCCAGCAACTGGCCATGCAGCTCCGTCACTTTCGCCGCTTTACCGATCAACCTTTGCAGGCCGACATTCCCGAGCGCTACAATCAGTTTCGGCTCAATATTTGCTATCTCATAATCGAGCACCGGGGCATGCGCCAAAATCTCTTTCGCAGTCGGCGGCCGATTGTATTTTCGTTTCGTCATCGTGCCGTCCCGCTCCCGCTTTTCGCCCCATTTGTACGGCCTGCTGCGGACCGTGCTCGTCATATAAACATCATCACGCGTCAATCCAATTGAATCGAGCGACTTCATCAATTCCTTACCAGCCCTGCCGATGAAAGGAATTCCATCCACAGCCTCAAATTCCCCTGGCGCTTCGCCGATCAGCAGAAGCTCTGGCTTTTGCGGACCTTCCCCATAGACAAATCCTTCTACCGGAAATCCTTTGATCCGCTCCTTGCCAAGTTCAGCAATTGACTCAGGTATTCGAAACATCGGCACACTCCCTTTCAGCCTTGCAACAGCATTATCGTTTCATCTAAGAACGCCTTGCCGTCACCATGTTTAATCTTCTCAATTCCTTCTTCTATCCGATCATATCGAAATGCGCGAATTATTGCGAATAGATGGGGGATCATCTCCCGTTCGCCATCGGATAAAGGTCTTTCTGCTTCATAGGCCTCTATGTATGCATGATAGCGCTCTTCCGGCGTTTCAGTTCCCTCGAAGTCATGGTGCCATGCCAAGAAAACAGCAACGCCTATGCACTCATTTAGCAGGACTTCATCCCCGGCAATATCGTAATCAAAGACTGCAGTAATTTTATCTTGTTGGAATAAAAGATTATAAGGACATAGGTCCCCTTGAACCGGGCCAGACGGAAGCGAACTCCACACTTCTTTCAACTTCAATCTTCTACTTTGATACAGTTCTTTTACCGTGGCTAGTTCCATCCTAAACGTCCCCTCCTCTTTAACGTTCCGAATGAAGTCCAAATAACTTAATTCATTTTCATCATAATCGCCAATTGCATCGGTTTCATTCCCGCCGAACATGCCCCAACTCGTTCCTGTTCCGAAGCGAAAATCTGTCGTTGAAGAAATGGCATGCTGTTTGCCGAGCAATTTTCCAATCTCTCTACTATGTGACAAACGGAGATGTTTTATCTCTTCCCCAAACCCCTTTTTTTCGAGGATAAACAGCAAACCTCCATGCTCAACATACCGATTACCTATTATTGTTTTTTCAGGCACGATAAAGGGCAAACCCGCATCATTCATAAGTATGGTGAATTCGATAATTTTCTCGATAAATGCTACCGGCTGTTTCTCACCCTTTAGATAATACATTTCCCCGTCCACTTCCACTTCCGCAACAAGTCTTTCTTTGTCCCGTAGAATTTCGTGCCGTGTAACCGGTTCTGTAAAATAGTATTTCATTACCTCTTGAATCAATTCATTCGCCCCCAACGATATGTTCCTCCAGCGCCCGCTCCACGCTTGTAGCAAAACTGTTACCGGCTCCCCAATCAAATCGGAAGAACACACCCTCCGAGCTGCCCGCCGCCACGACATGGACGCGTGTTGTCCCTTCGAAATTATCAATCGTGGCAGTGACGGACGCACGATTATGCGAGCGCATATAGTATTTCTCCATAATCAAAACATGGACTTCCGACAAACCGGCTGTCCTCACGTAATGATCCACCAATGTGCCGCTGATGCTCCCCCGCAATATTTCCGTTTGAATGATATCAGCTGCTTCCGTTGGAGTGATACTCACTGTAAACTCTTTGACTGACATACCAACATCCCCTCTCTTTATACGTCTAATTACGTATGGAGCCGAATGGAAGTTTCATTAAGTTGAAACTTCCCAGAGAGGCAGGCGAACTTGAGCGTGGGAGGCGCTTCCTTGGGTGCGGAACGTTAATTATTGGGCGAACCTATAGGTTTTGTATGCGGAGGGTCTGCCATTCCTCAACTCCCCATGACGCGATTCCAAAATAAAAAAACTGACGACCCTGGATGAGAGGTCGTCAGCAAGGATATTAGTCAGCGATGAGATCAGGGTCGTTTTGGTTCGCGATACCAAACTCAAAGTAATTTGATCTTTCGTTGATCAGGAGATACTTCAGGCCGTTATGGTCGACGTAGGTTTCTGTGTCATTGCCGTCTTCGTTCGGGTCTTTCAGTCCTAGTTCGTTCATGATTGTTTTCGCATCTTCGTCCGCCACGTTGCCAACTGATTTGATAATGACATTGACAATGTCGAAAGCGGTTTGCCGCGATTCGAATCCTTCGACTTCAAGCAGGATCGCTTTCAGCTCGTCCTCTTCACCTGTCGACAATCCGTTGATCCTTAGGTCATCATGCAATTCAATGGTTGCCGTTTGCGTGCCGTCTTCCTGGTCGAGCCACTCAAATTTCTCGATTTTGTAATCCAACCCTTGCGCAGCGGCATGTTCATTGAACTTGTCCTTGAATTTATCCATCGACAAGCCGATAGTTTGGTCGTTTTGAAGATTGTTTTCGGCTTCTGCGTCATCTGCTGTTTCCTCGCCTGCTTCATCCTCTTTGGCATTCGGGTCAGCGCCTCCCGCCTCTTCTGTCTTCGTCTCGGTTTCACTGTCGGCAGTTGTATTGGCTGAGTCGCCGCCCTTGTCATTCCCGCAAGCAGCTAGCCCTAATACGAGCACAAGCGCGAAAATGAGTAGTTGTAGCTTTTTCTCCACGTTTCCATCTCTCCTATTCTAACTTGATCCATATTCTATGTATCTTCACTCTGTCCTTGTATAACCTTCATGGATCACCCGCAAACATACCGCTTCCACGCAATCCATACAAAAAGGACTGCCGAGTAGCAGTCCCTGTTGTTTTATTCCAATTCCAGTTGTTTCGTTTCGGTCCCTAACAATAAAACCGCCAGGACGCCGATGATGATGGCGCCGCAGAAGATGCCGAAGATCAGTCCGAAACCGTAGCCTGCAGTTAACAGGGAGCCGACGAGCAACGGACCGAAGATGCCGCCGATTCTACCGGCTGCTGCCGCCATTCCTGAGCCTGTCGCCCTGACAGCGGTCGGATATTGTTCCGGCGAATAGGCGTACAGTGCACCCCATGCCCCTAAGTTGAAGAATGAAAGGAGTGCGCCGGAAATGAGGAGCATTGTAAGCGATTCAGCGTTTCCGAACAGAAGCGCGCTCACAGCTGTCCCGATCAAGTACGTCGACAGCACGAATTTGCGTCCCGCCCTTTCAATGAGCCAGGCAGCTGTGAAGTAGCCAGGCAATTGCGCGAGTGTCATGATGAGCACATATTTGAAGCTGTGGATCATATCGAACCCTTTCATGACCATGACGCTCGGCAGCCAAAGGAACATGCCGTAATAGGAGAACACGACGGTGAACCAGACGATCCAAAGCATCGTCGTTCTACGCGCGTATGGCTTGGACCAGATAAGCTTTAGCTTGTCGCTGAAGGACTGTTTCGGTTCCCCTTCCCTTTCGAATTTCGGGGAGTCAGGCAAATTCCGCCGTAAATAGATGGCGTAAAATGCAGGGAGTGCTGTTAGGATCAAAGCAATCCGCCAGCCGTATTCCGGGATGATGAAGTATGCCAGCAACGCTGCGATGAGCCAGCCCGCTGCCCAGAAGCTTTCCAAAAGGACAACGACGCGACCTCGTTCTTTTGCCGCAACACTTTCCGATACGAGCGTCGATGCGACTGGGAGTTCCCCGCCGAGACCCGCTCCTACGAAGAAACGCAAAATGAGGAAGACTGTCAATGTTGTCGTCAGCGCAGATAATCCGCTTGCCAATGAAAAGAGTACAAGCGTCATCATGAAGACATTTTTCCTTCCAATCCGATCCGCGAGCAAGCCGAAACCAAATGCCCCGACCGCCATGCCGATCGAGTTCATGCTCCCGATCCAGCCCATTTCTGTTGTCGACAAATGCCATTCTACCGAGATGGCCGCAATGACGAATGAAAGGATTCCGACGTCCATTGCATCGAACATCCAACCTGTCCCGGAAATTACGAGTAATTTATTGCGGGAAATCCCGCCCGTTTTATTGTTCACAAGTAGTCTGCCCCTCGTTGTATAGTTTTGGTGTCTTGACACTTGTCATTATACTCCTGAGCAACTGCTAATCACAAGAACTTTTTTTAATTCATCACGAATTGCCCGTCAACGATGCGTGCATAGACCCCTAACGTATCCGTGTCAATATGATGGACAGTGTCTCCTATCCAAATCTCGGTCCCGCAGCGAGCAAGCCCGATTGTAATCGTACCGCCGCTCTCCGTCTTGACGACTGTTTTGACGCCTTTCGTGGAACCGGTCTCCTTGATGGATACTTTTTC harbors:
- a CDS encoding uracil-DNA glycosylase; its protein translation is MFRIPESIAELGKERIKGFPVEGFVYGEGPQKPELLLIGEAPGEFEAVDGIPFIGRAGKELMKSLDSIGLTRDDVYMTSTVRSRPYKWGEKRERDGTMTKRKYNRPPTAKEILAHAPVLDYEIANIEPKLIVALGNVGLQRLIGKAAKVTELHGQLLERPVRFLPDLESTTFEWTDKVYRIVPTFHPAAVFYRPSHRPDLDADWLKIGEFLENLRNE
- a CDS encoding phosphotransferase enzyme family protein, coding for MIQEVMKYYFTEPVTRHEILRDKERLVAEVEVDGEMYYLKGEKQPVAFIEKIIEFTILMNDAGLPFIVPEKTIIGNRYVEHGGLLFILEKKGFGEEIKHLRLSHSREIGKLLGKQHAISSTTDFRFGTGTSWGMFGGNETDAIGDYDENELSYLDFIRNVKEEGTFRMELATVKELYQSRRLKLKEVWSSLPSGPVQGDLCPYNLLFQQDKITAVFDYDIAGDEVLLNECIGVAVFLAWHHDFEGTETPEERYHAYIEAYEAERPLSDGEREMIPHLFAIIRAFRYDRIEEGIEKIKHGDGKAFLDETIMLLQG
- a CDS encoding DUF6054 family protein, producing the protein MSVKEFTVSITPTEAADIIQTEILRGSISGTLVDHYVRTAGLSEVHVLIMEKYYMRSHNRASVTATIDNFEGTTRVHVVAAGSSEGVFFRFDWGAGNSFATSVERALEEHIVGGE
- a CDS encoding MFS transporter — translated: MFDAMDVGILSFVIAAISVEWHLSTTEMGWIGSMNSIGMAVGAFGFGLLADRIGRKNVFMMTLVLFSLASGLSALTTTLTVFLILRFFVGAGLGGELPVASTLVSESVAAKERGRVVVLLESFWAAGWLIAALLAYFIIPEYGWRIALILTALPAFYAIYLRRNLPDSPKFEREGEPKQSFSDKLKLIWSKPYARRTTMLWIVWFTVVFSYYGMFLWLPSVMVMKGFDMIHSFKYVLIMTLAQLPGYFTAAWLIERAGRKFVLSTYLIGTAVSALLFGNAESLTMLLISGALLSFFNLGAWGALYAYSPEQYPTAVRATGSGMAAAAGRIGGIFGPLLVGSLLTAGYGFGLIFGIFCGAIIIGVLAVLLLGTETKQLELE